Proteins encoded in a region of the Nicotiana tomentosiformis chromosome 9, ASM39032v3, whole genome shotgun sequence genome:
- the LOC104097937 gene encoding uncharacterized protein, translating into MGDAIPLCASPCGNATVSYQKGTQSLKVVVSIYKKIRLPEAFGGQSDGGLVRLEDIWWLIYSYFSFLCIVAALLNLEHVPGIFTFLFMVGGFIIHFTAHYSVVYWHRDMPFQIIGAKAKFMIEVIPVMTAAVLHHLLEFNYGYLALLLGCTTYFYVFGHFMHVSYDIVEKDLLLELVMQVLVYMVDEELLVRALALTFCVGLCFYRYMIYCAPEVPEHPKKELEWLPV; encoded by the exons ATGGGTGATGCTATCCCTCTATGTGCCTCTCCCTGTGGCAATGCGACGGTTTCCTATCAGAAGGGCACGCAGAGCTTGAAGGTCGTGGTTTCAATTTACAAGAAGATTAGGCTTCCAGAGGCATTTGGTGGTCAATCAGATG GGGGTCTTGTAAGGCTTGAAGACATATGGTGGCTTATTTATAGTTACTTTTCCTTCTTGTGTATAGTCGCTGCCCTCCTGAATTTAGAACATGTTCCGGGAATTTTCACGTTCCTTTTCATGGTGGGTGGCTTTATAATTCATTTTACTGCGCACTATTCTGTTGTTTATTGGCATCGCGACATGCCTTTCCAGATAATTGGTGCCAAGGCAAAATTTATGATCGAggtcattcctgtgatgactgcAGCAGTCCTGCATCACCTTTTGGAGTTCAATTATGGGTATCTCGCTCTATTACTAGGTTGCACCACATATTTCTATGTGTTTGGTCACTTCATGCACGTATCATATGATATTGTGGAAAAAGACTTACTGCTGGAATTAGTAATGCAAGTTCTTGTTTACATGGTGGACGAAGAATTGTTAGTTAGAGCTTTGGCTTTGACCTTCTGCGTTGGTTTATGCTTCTATAGATACATGATATATTGTGCTCCCGAAGTACCCGAACATCCTAAAAAGGAGTTGGAGTGGCTGCCTGTCTGA